The following are encoded in a window of Telmatobacter sp. DSM 110680 genomic DNA:
- a CDS encoding DUF190 domain-containing protein: protein MMKDQFQARMLRIHFGEADKWQGKPLHEAIVAKCMELGMAGATVYRGIEGYGASTRIHHASHWMFSKDAPMMLTVIDREEQIEKLIPHLDVMVEEGLIAMSRVEVIRYSRTSENEAAKL from the coding sequence ATGATGAAAGACCAATTTCAAGCTCGCATGTTGCGCATTCACTTCGGCGAAGCCGACAAATGGCAGGGCAAGCCACTCCACGAAGCGATTGTCGCCAAATGTATGGAACTGGGGATGGCCGGTGCCACCGTGTATCGAGGCATCGAAGGATATGGTGCCAGCACGCGGATTCATCATGCCAGTCATTGGATGTTCTCAAAAGATGCGCCCATGATGCTAACTGTGATCGACCGTGAGGAGCAGATCGAAAAGCTGATTCCCCATCTAGACGTCATGGTCGAAGAAGGCCTGATTGCGATGTCTCGTGTCGAAGTTATTCGATATTCGCGGACGTCGGAGAATGAAGCGGCAAAATTGTAA